A portion of the Desulfatiglans anilini DSM 4660 genome contains these proteins:
- a CDS encoding type IV secretory system conjugative DNA transfer family protein, with protein sequence MLWGKSIELGHDKEQDDLVYITPKIRSTHMHILGSTGEGKSKFIEHMIREDIKHENGLCLIDPHGYLYQDIVLWCAAKQMFGRKNIILFDAGEDEWSFGFNPLRMGSAHISYHVDAMVRAVAKVWGGQDLDRTPLLKRCLRLIFHVLAEKKLSLLECRYLLDHTHGLVREYLTRDIQDPNIQPLWDYANSLKPNQFEEQFSSTINRMLEFLASPIIRNTIGQTEATLNFRKLMDEGGILLVNLAARNRISDDNARLLGTLIVNDLFMACREREEGSRPFYLYIDECARFINEDIGRILDEARKFGLHLILAHQHLAQLKKAGEDIYHSVMTDAKTKVIFGGLGVEDAELLTQQVFLGSLDLEEAKHTLDKPTVVRYIRAWMENYSRGRSSSRTETKGTTEQDGYGEGSNQSETRRPKDGWFFDDDELVSTSSGSSGSRSWSRSESKSEAFTEGESESWGKSQTLEPILKLLPTSVFSLQEQIYKAMSAMVNQPTQYAIIKLPKKIPRFVKTPSVKKAFAFEEEIKAFKENCYHQTEFAKQRLEVEEGIKYRMLAIEKAAYLHSQEQAKIAAGKASGARRTRTVEARHAKKDPESFRE encoded by the coding sequence ATGCTTTGGGGAAAAAGCATAGAACTTGGGCACGATAAAGAGCAAGACGATTTGGTGTATATCACTCCCAAAATTCGCAGTACCCATATGCACATCTTGGGTTCTACCGGGGAGGGGAAATCCAAATTCATCGAACATATGATCCGCGAGGATATCAAGCATGAAAACGGGTTATGCTTAATCGATCCCCACGGCTATTTATACCAGGACATTGTCCTTTGGTGTGCGGCTAAGCAAATGTTTGGCCGCAAGAATATCATTCTTTTTGACGCCGGCGAGGATGAATGGTCTTTTGGGTTTAATCCGCTCCGGATGGGTTCGGCCCATATTTCCTACCACGTGGATGCTATGGTACGGGCGGTGGCCAAGGTTTGGGGCGGTCAGGACCTGGACCGCACGCCTCTTTTGAAACGATGTTTACGGCTCATTTTCCACGTGCTGGCCGAGAAAAAATTGTCTTTGCTTGAATGCCGCTATCTTTTGGACCATACCCACGGTTTGGTGCGGGAATATCTGACCCGGGACATCCAAGATCCCAATATCCAGCCCCTTTGGGATTATGCCAACAGCCTCAAGCCTAACCAATTTGAAGAGCAGTTCAGCTCCACCATCAACCGAATGCTGGAATTCCTAGCCTCTCCCATTATCCGCAACACCATCGGACAGACCGAGGCAACCCTGAATTTTAGGAAACTGATGGATGAAGGCGGGATCCTGTTGGTCAATCTGGCGGCCAGGAACCGCATTTCTGACGACAATGCCCGGCTATTGGGGACGTTGATTGTGAACGACCTTTTTATGGCTTGCCGGGAGCGGGAGGAAGGCAGCCGGCCCTTTTATCTGTATATCGACGAATGCGCCCGCTTCATCAATGAAGATATCGGGCGGATCCTGGACGAGGCCCGCAAATTCGGATTGCACCTGATTCTGGCCCACCAGCACCTGGCCCAGCTAAAGAAAGCAGGTGAGGACATCTACCATTCAGTAATGACGGACGCCAAAACTAAGGTGATTTTTGGCGGTTTGGGTGTGGAGGACGCTGAATTACTGACTCAACAGGTTTTTCTGGGCAGTTTGGATTTGGAAGAGGCTAAACACACCTTGGATAAGCCCACGGTGGTCCGCTATATCCGTGCCTGGATGGAGAATTACAGCCGGGGAAGAAGCTCTTCGAGGACCGAAACAAAAGGTACCACTGAGCAAGACGGCTACGGCGAAGGATCGAACCAAAGTGAAACGCGGCGCCCGAAAGACGGTTGGTTTTTCGATGATGACGAACTGGTGTCAACCAGCTCCGGCAGTTCCGGCTCTCGTTCCTGGTCCCGCTCGGAATCGAAATCAGAAGCTTTTACCGAAGGAGAGAGTGAATCTTGGGGAAAATCCCAAACACTAGAACCGATTTTGAAACTATTGCCGACTTCAGTTTTCAGTTTGCAAGAGCAGATTTACAAGGCAATGAGCGCTATGGTGAATCAACCGACACAATATGCTATAATTAAATTACCTAAGAAAATCCCAAGGTTTGTCAAAACTCCATCCGTCAAAAAGGCCTTTGCCTTCGAGGAAGAAATCAAAGCCTTCAAGGAAAACTGCTACCATCAGACCGAGTTTGCCAAACAACGCCTCGAGGTGGAGGAGGGGATTAAGTACCGGATGCTGGCCATAGAAAAGGCGGCTTATCTGCACAGCCAAGAGCAAGCTAAAATCGCTGCCGGCAAAGCCAGCGGGGCACGCCGAACCCGGACTGTAGAAGCCAGACACGCCAAAAAGGATCCGGAATCTTTCCGCGAGTGA
- a CDS encoding replication-relaxation family protein, with the protein MSSATTQKRKPRYRRVPSVGFRLQERDRDIIQEVFKHRFLNSNHIAALIGGSRQPILRRLHGLFHAGYLARPLEQIRPYQRGSDPMVYGLGNAGADLLAEEYQLPRGKIDWTRKNRGVGARYLEHALLVSHFMVCLELACRARKNVELIRPEEIFNTLPEGSQKKQNPFGWKVNLKYPFDGKMRSLTMGVIPDNIFGLYFPNDPPGRNKAYFFLEADRATMPVKRNNPYKTSFFKKMLGYWASYQQDLFKENLSFKAARVLTVTKSQDRIDNMIAANKEVDERGNGSKMFLFASEDQVDLSQPKMLMESIWRNGRDETLVSLMH; encoded by the coding sequence ATGTCTTCCGCTACCACGCAAAAAAGAAAACCCCGCTATCGGCGGGTTCCTTCTGTCGGATTCCGCCTCCAGGAGCGGGATCGGGACATTATCCAGGAAGTTTTCAAACACCGCTTTTTGAATTCCAACCACATTGCCGCTTTGATCGGGGGGAGCCGGCAACCGATATTAAGGCGCCTCCACGGCCTTTTCCATGCTGGCTATCTGGCCAGGCCCTTGGAGCAAATTCGGCCCTATCAGCGGGGCAGCGACCCGATGGTTTACGGCTTAGGGAATGCCGGCGCTGATCTTTTGGCCGAGGAGTATCAACTTCCGAGAGGGAAGATTGACTGGACCCGCAAAAACCGGGGAGTCGGGGCCCGTTACCTGGAACACGCGTTGCTCGTTTCCCATTTTATGGTGTGTCTTGAGTTGGCCTGCCGGGCCAGGAAAAACGTCGAACTGATCAGGCCGGAAGAGATTTTCAATACTCTTCCCGAGGGGAGCCAGAAAAAACAGAATCCTTTCGGCTGGAAAGTGAATCTGAAATACCCCTTTGATGGGAAAATGCGGTCTTTAACGATGGGAGTTATTCCGGACAACATTTTCGGCCTTTATTTTCCCAACGATCCGCCAGGTCGGAACAAGGCCTATTTCTTCCTGGAGGCCGACCGGGCCACGATGCCGGTGAAGAGAAATAATCCTTATAAGACATCATTTTTCAAAAAGATGTTGGGATACTGGGCATCTTATCAGCAGGACTTGTTCAAGGAGAACCTAAGCTTCAAGGCGGCCCGGGTGCTCACCGTGACCAAATCCCAGGATCGGATCGACAATATGATTGCGGCCAACAAGGAGGTGGACGAACGGGGAAACGGATCCAAGATGTTCCTTTTCGCCTCTGAGGACCAGGTTGATTTGTCGCAGCCCAAAATGCTCATGGAGTCAATCTGGAGAAATGGACGGGATGAAACCCTAGTGAGTCTTATGCATTAA